The Geobacter sp. AOG2 genome includes a window with the following:
- the pyrF gene encoding orotidine-5'-phosphate decarboxylase → MTNEQARDKIIFALDVHGLADIDRWSAQLTGHVGMFKVGKELFTSCGPEAVRTVQRHGGQVFLDLKYHDIPNTVAKAMVEAARLGVQLANLHALGGEEMMATAAAAVRKEFGDERPRLLAVTILTSSTAETLRQVGIERPVEEMAVRLARLAKDSGMDGVVASPLEIESIRAACGRDFLIVTPGVRPSFASLDDQKRVMTPAEAVTAGADYLVIGRPIAKAADPVEASRMIVDEIAGGCP, encoded by the coding sequence ATGACAAATGAACAAGCACGTGACAAAATCATTTTTGCCCTGGATGTCCACGGCTTGGCCGACATCGATCGCTGGTCGGCACAGTTGACGGGCCATGTGGGCATGTTCAAGGTCGGCAAGGAGCTTTTCACCTCCTGTGGTCCCGAGGCGGTCAGGACCGTGCAGCGCCATGGCGGGCAGGTATTTCTCGACCTCAAGTACCACGACATCCCCAACACCGTAGCCAAAGCCATGGTCGAAGCGGCCCGGCTCGGAGTACAGTTGGCCAATCTGCACGCCCTGGGTGGTGAAGAGATGATGGCGACGGCCGCCGCCGCGGTACGCAAAGAATTCGGCGATGAGCGGCCCCGGCTGTTGGCCGTAACCATCCTGACCTCGTCCACGGCTGAAACCCTGCGTCAGGTGGGGATCGAGCGCCCGGTGGAGGAGATGGCCGTCCGACTGGCCCGCCTTGCCAAGGATTCCGGCATGGACGGCGTGGTTGCCTCGCCCCTGGAGATCGAATCGATCCGAGCGGCCTGCGGCCGGGATTTCCTGATCGTTACCCCCGGCGTCCGGCCGTCGTTCGCCTCCCTGGACGACCAGAAGCGCGTCATGACCCCGGCCGAAGCGGTTACTGCCGGAGCCGATTATCTGGTAATCGGCCGCCCCATCGCCAAGGCCGCTGATCCGGTGGAGGCTTCCCGAATGATCGTGGATGAGATCGCAGGGGGGTGCCCATGA
- the rlmB gene encoding 23S rRNA (guanosine(2251)-2'-O)-methyltransferase RlmB, which produces MKGELVFGVNPVKEALRATRGAFELYVQSSATDHRLEKILKLAEERGVPVHRRERDDLTKLCASSHHQGVALMVEPFRYADLDDLVTRIDEAGHSGFLLVLDGIQDPHNLGALIRTAACAGCDGVIIPKDRAVGVTPTVEKASAGAVETIPIALVTNVAQTLQRLKDGGYWVYGLAGEAGQSLYDVDFTGKVVLLVGNEGEGIRPLVRKQCDVVLSIPLHGGVSSLNASVAGGIALFEAARRRGVSA; this is translated from the coding sequence ATGAAGGGCGAGTTGGTTTTTGGCGTCAACCCGGTCAAGGAGGCGCTGCGCGCTACGCGTGGAGCCTTCGAGCTGTATGTGCAATCTTCCGCAACCGACCATCGTCTCGAGAAGATCCTCAAACTGGCCGAGGAACGGGGAGTCCCGGTCCATCGACGCGAGCGGGACGATCTTACCAAGCTGTGCGCTTCCAGTCATCACCAGGGCGTTGCGCTCATGGTGGAACCCTTCCGTTATGCCGACCTGGACGATCTCGTAACCCGCATCGATGAGGCGGGACACAGCGGTTTTCTGCTGGTGCTGGACGGCATCCAGGACCCCCATAACCTGGGGGCGCTGATCCGTACCGCAGCCTGTGCCGGTTGCGATGGCGTCATTATCCCCAAGGATCGCGCCGTCGGCGTCACTCCGACCGTGGAAAAGGCCTCAGCCGGTGCGGTGGAGACTATCCCGATTGCCCTCGTGACCAACGTGGCCCAGACCCTCCAACGCCTCAAGGATGGCGGCTACTGGGTCTACGGCCTGGCTGGCGAGGCTGGGCAGTCGCTTTACGATGTGGATTTCACCGGCAAGGTTGTCCTACTGGTCGGTAACGAGGGGGAGGGGATTCGCCCCTTGGTGCGCAAGCAGTGCGACGTGGTCCTGTCGATCCCCCTGCATGGCGGCGTATCCTCCCTGAACGCCTCGGTGGCTGGCGGGATCGCCCTGTTCGAGGCTGCCCGCCGGCGCGGCGTCTCGGCGTAA
- the cydD gene encoding thiol reductant ABC exporter subunit CydD, with product MSADTSEIPTSEQRLNLLKNRVKPTLLLAVGLGVAGGFVLIAQALIVARLVHRVMIDGAGYREVLPQLLWLPPLVLARAGLSWVSERVAFAASATIRQDVRNDLFQRLLDAGPLRLKGDRAGEVATVIVDGVEALEGYYSRYLPHLAVMAMVPLSILAAVVPSDWISAGIMLFSAPFIPFFTILIGRGAERLNQRQWQTLARLGGYFLDRVNGLATLRMFNASRREAGMIAQISDDYRKATMSVLYLAFLSALVLEFFATVSVALMAVIIGFRLLKGGMTFQDGFTVLLLAPEFYLPLRLMGNYYHARMEAIGAAERIFSLLDTPLAPRPSVPRPLPPISSLRICLEDVYFRYVSDSAPVINGVTFNLAPGERVALVGPSGAGKSTLAALLLGFAVPEQGRVLVNGADLAHCDPDQWRRHVAWVPQQPHLFHGTIGDNIRLGRRDATEADVLQAVTQARCGEFIGRLPQGLDTVIGEQGAGLSGGQARRIALARVFLKDAPLIITDEPTAGLDAHSEAMVREALKELARGRTVLSIAHRLITLEDADRIVVMSGGKIVEQGNYEELRVAGGLFSRMAAAGEGA from the coding sequence GTGAGCGCGGACACCTCTGAAATACCTACGTCGGAACAACGTCTCAACCTCCTTAAAAATCGCGTAAAGCCGACCCTGTTGCTTGCCGTGGGACTGGGTGTGGCGGGCGGCTTCGTGCTGATCGCCCAGGCTCTGATCGTGGCCAGGCTGGTGCACCGGGTCATGATAGACGGCGCCGGTTACCGGGAGGTGTTGCCCCAACTGCTCTGGCTTCCCCCTTTAGTGCTGGCGAGGGCCGGGCTTTCATGGGTCTCGGAGCGGGTTGCCTTTGCGGCCTCTGCCACTATCCGTCAGGATGTGCGTAACGATCTCTTTCAGCGCCTGCTGGATGCCGGCCCCTTGCGGCTCAAGGGCGACCGTGCCGGCGAAGTGGCCACGGTGATCGTGGACGGTGTGGAAGCGCTGGAAGGGTACTACAGCCGTTACCTGCCACACCTGGCCGTGATGGCCATGGTACCGCTCTCCATACTGGCGGCGGTTGTTCCGTCCGACTGGATCTCGGCAGGGATCATGCTGTTCTCGGCTCCCTTCATCCCCTTTTTTACCATTCTGATCGGACGTGGCGCCGAACGGCTCAACCAGCGGCAGTGGCAAACACTGGCTCGCTTGGGAGGCTACTTTCTCGATCGGGTCAACGGCCTGGCTACCCTGCGCATGTTCAACGCCTCGCGGCGAGAAGCCGGGATGATCGCCCAAATCTCGGACGATTACCGCAAAGCCACCATGTCGGTACTCTACCTCGCTTTCCTCTCCGCCCTGGTCCTGGAGTTTTTCGCCACGGTCAGCGTGGCGTTGATGGCGGTGATCATCGGTTTTCGGCTCCTGAAGGGTGGTATGACCTTTCAGGACGGCTTCACCGTACTGCTCCTGGCGCCTGAATTCTATCTGCCGTTGCGTTTGATGGGTAACTACTACCATGCCCGCATGGAGGCCATCGGCGCGGCAGAACGCATCTTCAGTCTGCTGGACACCCCTCTTGCCCCTCGCCCCTCGGTACCACGTCCACTACCCCCCATCTCTTCGCTCAGGATCTGCCTCGAAGATGTCTACTTCCGTTACGTGTCAGACTCGGCCCCTGTGATCAACGGTGTCACGTTTAATCTGGCGCCGGGAGAGCGGGTTGCCCTGGTGGGGCCGAGCGGGGCCGGGAAGAGTACCCTGGCGGCGCTACTTTTGGGTTTTGCCGTGCCGGAACAGGGGCGGGTGCTGGTCAACGGCGCGGACCTGGCGCACTGCGATCCCGACCAATGGCGACGCCACGTGGCCTGGGTTCCCCAGCAGCCCCACCTCTTTCATGGCACCATTGGCGACAATATTCGTCTGGGGCGCCGGGACGCCACGGAGGCAGATGTTCTTCAGGCTGTTACACAGGCTCGTTGCGGGGAGTTTATCGGCCGCCTGCCTCAAGGATTGGATACGGTCATCGGCGAACAGGGGGCTGGCCTGTCCGGCGGACAGGCACGACGTATAGCCCTGGCGCGGGTGTTTCTCAAAGACGCCCCCCTGATCATCACCGATGAGCCGACTGCCGGGCTGGACGCTCATTCGGAGGCAATGGTACGGGAGGCGCTCAAGGAACTTGCCCGGGGCCGGACCGTGCTCTCCATCGCCCACCGCCTGATCACCCTGGAGGATGCCGACCGGATCGTTGTCATGAGTGGGGGAAAGATCGTCGAACAAGGAAATTATGAAGAGCTGAGGGTGGCGGGTGGCCTGTTCTCGCGGATGGCTGCCGCAGGGGAGGGGGCATGA
- the cydC gene encoding thiol reductant ABC exporter subunit CydC, with amino-acid sequence MRDLLRLLKLAWPYRAWLMAALGLSLMTLLANVGLLALSGWFIAAMALAGISGIPINYHYPAAGIRALAIWRTLGRYAERVVSHQASLRILAGLRVWIYRRIEPLAPARLEGYASGDLLSRIRADIDSLDNFYLRLLAPVLTALCGSLIFILFLWYFSSEVALATAALLLAAGGFLPLVVHLLGRKPGARVTRTSAELRTAVVDGLRGMEELLSYGGAERQKERVEELNRNLLADQARLAGLAGISAGGVGLCSGLALWLALVISIPLVRAGSLTGPQMVMLALFCQAAFEAVLPLPPAFRLLGQTLSAARRIFSLADETPAVMEPPESAPLPENAILSLRGVGFSYGNGAATLEDINLELSPGRKVAVVGASGVGKSTLLALLLRFRDYDSGSITLAGREIREYDGEDVRRLMAVASQQPFIFNASLRENLLIARPGAGEEEMIAAADMAGIHDEIAALAQGYDTPAGEGGVKLSGGQVRRLAIARAILKDSPILLLDEPTEGVDAAAARSLLERVFDYAEARALLVITHSRIGLEAMDEVLLMDDGCIAERGSHAELLARSRRYRDMWELDAGEQVCTIGP; translated from the coding sequence ATGAGGGATCTCCTGCGTCTCCTGAAATTGGCGTGGCCCTATCGCGCCTGGCTTATGGCCGCTCTTGGGCTCTCCCTGATGACGCTTCTGGCAAATGTAGGGCTTCTGGCCCTCTCGGGATGGTTCATTGCTGCCATGGCCCTTGCCGGGATCAGCGGCATTCCCATCAATTATCACTATCCTGCGGCCGGTATTCGCGCCCTGGCGATCTGGCGGACCCTTGGGCGTTACGCCGAGCGGGTGGTCAGCCACCAGGCCTCGTTACGTATTCTGGCAGGGCTGCGGGTCTGGATCTACCGCCGCATCGAACCGCTGGCCCCGGCCCGGTTGGAGGGTTATGCCAGCGGCGATCTTCTCAGCCGCATCCGGGCCGACATCGACAGCCTGGACAATTTTTACCTGCGCTTGCTGGCGCCGGTTCTGACCGCGCTCTGCGGTAGCCTGATCTTCATCCTGTTCCTGTGGTATTTCAGCAGTGAGGTGGCCCTGGCGACCGCGGCGCTGCTGCTCGCGGCCGGCGGGTTCCTCCCCCTGGTGGTCCACCTGCTGGGCCGGAAACCGGGGGCGCGGGTGACCCGGACCTCAGCGGAACTGCGCACCGCCGTAGTGGACGGCCTGCGGGGAATGGAAGAGCTTTTGTCCTATGGTGGGGCGGAGCGTCAGAAAGAACGGGTGGAGGAGTTGAATCGGAATCTGCTGGCCGACCAGGCCCGTTTGGCCGGACTGGCGGGTATCTCCGCCGGTGGCGTGGGGCTCTGTTCCGGCCTTGCCCTCTGGCTGGCGTTGGTGATCTCGATCCCCCTGGTACGTGCCGGTTCCCTGACCGGGCCCCAGATGGTCATGCTGGCGCTCTTCTGCCAAGCTGCCTTTGAGGCGGTCCTGCCGTTGCCACCAGCTTTTCGACTGCTGGGGCAAACCTTGTCGGCGGCCCGGCGTATATTCTCCTTGGCAGATGAAACCCCCGCTGTCATGGAACCCCCTGAGTCGGCACCCCTGCCGGAGAATGCTATCCTCAGCCTGCGCGGAGTCGGTTTTTCCTATGGGAATGGTGCGGCAACCCTGGAAGATATCAACCTGGAGCTGTCGCCGGGCCGCAAGGTGGCCGTGGTGGGGGCCAGCGGCGTCGGCAAGAGCACCCTGTTGGCCCTGCTGCTCCGTTTCCGGGACTACGATAGCGGCTCCATAACCCTGGCGGGACGGGAGATCAGGGAGTATGACGGCGAGGACGTGCGGCGTCTGATGGCGGTGGCCAGTCAGCAACCTTTTATATTCAACGCCTCCCTGCGGGAAAACCTGTTGATTGCCCGGCCCGGGGCCGGTGAGGAGGAAATGATTGCGGCGGCCGATATGGCCGGTATTCATGACGAAATCGCCGCCCTTGCGCAAGGGTACGATACCCCGGCTGGCGAAGGGGGGGTGAAGCTTTCCGGCGGCCAGGTTCGCCGGCTGGCCATTGCCCGGGCAATCCTCAAGGACAGTCCGATCCTGCTTTTGGACGAACCGACGGAAGGGGTGGATGCTGCCGCAGCCCGTTCGTTGCTGGAGCGGGTGTTCGACTATGCCGAGGCTCGGGCGCTTTTGGTGATCACCCACAGCCGGATCGGCTTGGAGGCCATGGACGAGGTGCTGCTCATGGACGACGGATGCATCGCCGAGCGGGGCAGCCATGCCGAACTGCTGGCGCGCAGCCGGCGTTACCGGGACATGTGGGAGCTGGATGCCGGAGAACAGGTATGTACAATAGGGCCGTAG
- a CDS encoding B12-binding domain-containing radical SAM protein has protein sequence MNILLVYPHYPDTFWSFRHALKFIGKKAAFPPLGLLTVAAMLPPAWDKQLVDMNVQPLSDKQILWADYVFISAMTVQKDSVSEVLALCRRLGARTVVGGPLFTAAPAEFDSADHLVLGEAEVTLPRFLDDLDHGQARHSYTTDQWAEMRETPIPLWELIDPSKYAAMNIQYSRGCPFDCEFCDITQLFGRRPRTKSTAQLIGELDALYAWGWREGIFFVDDNFIGDRRKLKTDTLPAVLAWQERHKHPFAFFTEVSIDLADDQALMDLMVRTGFEEVFIGIETPNEDCLSETGKIQNKNRNLLECVKQIQHAGLQVQGGFIVGFDSDPLSIFEKQIHFIQESGIATAMVGMLTALRGTKLHQRLFKEGRLLGDTSGNNTAVALNFIPRMKVETLIDGYRSILTSIYAPKNYYRRVTGFLREYRPLKRGSFHMKSGYCGAFFKSIVMLGIIGKERFQFWKLFFWSLFRRPRLFPLAITFAIYGYHFRKITEKMNWNGMFDASAIEHT, from the coding sequence ATGAACATTCTTCTCGTATACCCCCACTACCCCGACACCTTCTGGAGCTTCCGCCACGCCCTCAAATTCATCGGCAAAAAGGCTGCCTTTCCGCCCTTGGGCCTTTTGACCGTGGCCGCCATGCTTCCCCCTGCGTGGGACAAGCAGCTGGTGGATATGAATGTGCAACCACTGTCCGACAAGCAGATTCTGTGGGCGGACTATGTGTTCATCAGCGCCATGACGGTCCAGAAGGACTCCGTCAGTGAAGTTCTGGCACTTTGCCGCCGCCTGGGAGCCAGGACCGTCGTGGGAGGGCCGCTCTTCACCGCCGCCCCAGCCGAGTTTGATTCGGCTGACCACCTGGTGTTGGGTGAAGCCGAGGTCACCCTTCCTCGTTTTCTTGACGATCTGGACCACGGGCAGGCACGCCATAGCTATACCACCGACCAATGGGCGGAGATGCGGGAAACTCCCATCCCGCTTTGGGAGTTGATCGACCCCTCAAAATATGCGGCCATGAACATCCAGTATTCCAGGGGCTGCCCGTTCGATTGCGAGTTCTGCGATATTACCCAACTGTTCGGGCGCAGGCCGCGCACCAAGAGCACCGCGCAGCTGATCGGGGAACTCGATGCTCTCTATGCCTGGGGATGGCGCGAAGGTATCTTTTTTGTGGATGACAATTTCATCGGAGACAGGCGCAAACTGAAGACGGACACCCTCCCTGCCGTGCTTGCATGGCAGGAACGACACAAGCATCCCTTTGCCTTTTTTACCGAGGTGTCCATCGACCTGGCGGACGACCAGGCACTCATGGACCTCATGGTGCGGACCGGGTTTGAAGAGGTATTTATCGGCATCGAAACCCCGAATGAGGACTGCCTGAGTGAAACCGGCAAGATCCAGAACAAAAACCGCAACCTCCTTGAGTGCGTCAAGCAGATCCAGCATGCGGGCTTGCAGGTCCAGGGCGGGTTTATCGTGGGCTTTGACAGCGATCCCCTGTCGATCTTCGAGAAGCAGATCCACTTTATCCAGGAGAGCGGTATCGCCACGGCCATGGTGGGAATGCTCACGGCATTGCGCGGCACCAAGCTCCACCAGCGGCTCTTCAAGGAGGGCAGGTTATTGGGCGACACCTCCGGCAACAACACAGCCGTTGCCCTCAACTTTATCCCCCGCATGAAAGTGGAGACGCTTATTGACGGCTATCGGAGCATTCTTACCAGCATCTATGCCCCAAAGAACTACTATAGGCGGGTAACCGGCTTTCTCCGCGAGTACCGGCCTCTTAAACGGGGGAGCTTCCATATGAAGTCCGGTTATTGCGGGGCGTTCTTCAAATCCATCGTCATGCTGGGGATAATCGGCAAAGAGCGGTTCCAGTTCTGGAAGCTCTTCTTCTGGTCACTTTTCAGACGCCCGCGCCTGTTCCCCTTGGCCATTACCTTTGCCATCTATGGCTACCACTTTCGGAAGATAACGGAAAAAATGAACTGGAACGGCATGTTCGACGCGAGCGCCATTGAACATACCTGA
- a CDS encoding GNAT family N-acetyltransferase translates to MNDTGSINVRMLTGAAIADSLNDVATLRLDIFREYPYLYQGFREDELDYLGAYTQAPDACIILADDGSAVIGAATGMPLVHEDAQLRGAFTDTPFPLNGIYYVGELLLRPAYRERGLGQELLARLENHIRALGTYDSLTCATVERPDSHPLRPGNYIPITRFLTRTGFSRLSGVTTSFTWCEIDGVERDHPMQFWIKGLN, encoded by the coding sequence ATGAACGACACGGGATCGATTAACGTCCGGATGCTGACCGGAGCCGCCATTGCGGACAGCCTGAACGATGTGGCGACGCTGCGCCTCGACATTTTCCGGGAGTATCCCTATCTGTACCAGGGGTTCAGGGAGGACGAGCTCGACTACCTGGGCGCGTATACCCAGGCACCCGATGCCTGCATCATACTCGCCGATGACGGTTCTGCCGTCATCGGCGCCGCCACCGGCATGCCGCTTGTCCATGAGGACGCCCAACTGCGCGGCGCCTTTACGGACACGCCCTTCCCGCTCAACGGGATCTATTACGTCGGCGAACTGCTCCTCCGCCCGGCCTATCGTGAGCGCGGCCTGGGCCAGGAACTGCTGGCCCGGCTGGAAAACCATATCCGCGCTCTCGGCACCTATGACAGCCTCACCTGCGCGACGGTCGAGCGTCCCGACAGCCACCCCTTGCGTCCGGGCAACTACATCCCCATCACAAGATTCCTCACCCGTACCGGATTTTCCCGGCTTTCCGGGGTAACCACCAGCTTCACGTGGTGCGAGATTGACGGCGTCGAGCGGGATCATCCCATGCAATTCTGGATCAAGGGGCTGAATTGA
- a CDS encoding AraC family transcriptional regulator, translating into MATSSEWHQHDIIELIFCRSGSGLLVVGRHDIELTGRRAVIVAPGARHRFIFRGDEAAELKFVCMTKTDATINLSAAQAAVLGQAGPGGATFTDYPEQDDWLWQLVDRIPDTLDGGEQGDPAVVWGVIGMLVASYVRRVEGKPDEPGVRHSDKMRGVCAWIDANPGQVGKLDALAARFGMSRSLLTREFRKYAGTSIVNYVNSRRLQNAGTALMAPGKSILEISLEYGFASLANFYRQFKALYGVTPAEFRSQLADKAGSRKG; encoded by the coding sequence ATGGCCACGTCGTCGGAGTGGCACCAGCACGACATCATCGAGCTGATATTCTGCCGTTCCGGTTCGGGGCTGCTCGTGGTCGGGCGGCACGACATCGAGCTGACAGGCCGCCGGGCGGTCATTGTTGCACCGGGCGCACGGCACCGTTTCATCTTCCGTGGCGACGAGGCCGCCGAGCTGAAGTTCGTATGCATGACCAAAACCGACGCCACCATCAATCTCTCCGCCGCCCAGGCCGCCGTGCTCGGGCAGGCCGGGCCGGGCGGAGCAACATTCACCGACTACCCGGAACAGGATGACTGGCTCTGGCAGCTTGTGGACAGGATTCCGGACACGCTGGATGGGGGGGAGCAGGGAGACCCGGCCGTGGTGTGGGGTGTGATCGGCATGCTGGTCGCCTCCTACGTGCGCCGGGTGGAGGGGAAGCCGGACGAGCCCGGCGTCAGGCATTCGGACAAGATGCGGGGTGTCTGCGCGTGGATCGACGCCAATCCCGGCCAGGTGGGGAAGCTGGACGCCCTGGCCGCGCGGTTCGGAATGTCCCGGAGCCTGCTTACCCGCGAATTCCGCAAATATGCCGGCACGAGCATCGTCAATTACGTGAACTCACGGCGGCTGCAAAACGCGGGCACGGCCCTGATGGCGCCGGGGAAAAGCATTCTGGAGATATCCCTGGAGTACGGTTTTGCCAGCCTGGCCAATTTCTACAGGCAGTTCAAGGCGCTCTACGGGGTGACCCCTGCGGAGTTCCGCAGCCAGTTGGCGGATAAGGCCGGCTCACGGAAGGGGTAG
- a CDS encoding class II aldolase/adducin family protein, with protein sequence MHYQIEKYRRKLVADRSALPERIAFAAQDDIVIAAGDAALSRLAASVLGRLNCLALCAAAPALPFAHFLLHRTESSEREIVPRDTETRTFLHDIPILRHSDLGDDPAETIAHVLGNRKGIIVEGIGIVASGALTVEQAFINWSSVFHSTFIKYLEDVLEEGFKLPGEAQAFDDFRRQWLQPLTATGLQFKNGPLWEKADILDEMARVGRYTVERGLVDSFFGNISYSNGDLIYISQTASSLDELPGCIDPVPFENSSTVGITASSELVAHRRIFETAECRAILHGHPRFAVVMSMLCDEKEHCSITDCWKDCPRVRVMGGTPVVAGEIGAGGIAKSVPPVIAEPGRAIVYGHGVFTLGRVDFAEAFQALVDVENWCREEYFRRFDEIYGG encoded by the coding sequence ATGCATTACCAGATAGAAAAATACCGCCGCAAATTGGTTGCCGATCGTTCTGCGCTGCCGGAACGGATCGCCTTTGCCGCCCAGGACGACATCGTGATTGCCGCGGGTGATGCCGCGCTGTCCCGTTTGGCTGCGTCCGTTCTCGGGCGACTCAACTGCCTGGCGCTCTGCGCCGCGGCGCCCGCCCTCCCCTTTGCTCATTTCCTGTTGCATCGGACAGAAAGCAGCGAGCGGGAAATCGTGCCGCGCGATACCGAGACCCGCACCTTTCTGCACGACATTCCGATCCTGCGCCATAGCGATCTCGGCGACGACCCCGCGGAGACCATCGCACATGTGCTGGGCAACCGTAAAGGCATCATCGTCGAGGGCATCGGCATCGTAGCCAGCGGCGCCCTGACCGTCGAGCAGGCATTTATCAACTGGTCGTCCGTCTTTCACTCCACCTTCATCAAATACCTGGAAGATGTCCTGGAGGAGGGCTTCAAGCTGCCGGGCGAAGCCCAGGCTTTCGACGATTTTCGCCGGCAGTGGCTGCAACCGCTCACGGCCACGGGTTTGCAGTTCAAAAACGGGCCCCTGTGGGAAAAAGCCGATATTCTCGACGAGATGGCGCGGGTGGGGCGTTACACGGTGGAGCGGGGTCTGGTCGATTCGTTTTTCGGCAATATTTCCTATTCCAACGGCGATCTTATCTATATCTCCCAGACCGCCTCCAGCCTGGACGAGCTGCCGGGCTGCATCGATCCGGTCCCCTTCGAAAACAGCTCCACTGTCGGCATCACTGCCTCCAGCGAACTGGTGGCCCATCGCCGTATCTTCGAAACCGCAGAATGCCGGGCCATCCTGCACGGCCATCCACGTTTCGCCGTGGTAATGAGCATGCTCTGCGACGAGAAGGAACACTGTTCCATAACCGACTGCTGGAAGGATTGCCCCAGGGTGCGGGTCATGGGCGGCACCCCCGTGGTGGCGGGCGAGATCGGGGCCGGGGGGATAGCCAAAAGCGTCCCGCCGGTCATCGCGGAGCCGGGCCGGGCCATCGTCTACGGCCACGGGGTTTTCACCCTTGGGCGGGTTGATTTTGCAGAGGCGTTTCAGGCGTTGGTGGATGTGGAGAACTGGTGCCGGGAAGAGTATTTCCGCAGGTTTGATGAGATATATGGCGGCTAA
- a CDS encoding M23 family metallopeptidase, translating into MHKQDIFPSPRAQLLVILWMCAVIPSLPNDCRADIYRFVTVDGVESFTDAPQDKKAKVIIKEYGTLSSKKRKTAKKEKTREISLNEVVEKTVNASFKPRETSPTSFEPHLPSVGGTITSGVGMRIDPIDGKWRHHNGIDIAVPEGTPVTPVAPGVVVYSGLRSGYGYTVLIEHDNGMITLYGHNSRLLVAQGQAVDGGTPIALSGNTGRSTGPHLHFEAWQAGVNITPVFMPGSTTPLPKVHLASSKHRNSHFRKEVLADGSILFTNIPDSIP; encoded by the coding sequence ATGCATAAACAGGACATATTTCCATCGCCAAGGGCGCAACTCCTTGTAATATTATGGATGTGCGCCGTCATTCCGTCGTTGCCCAACGATTGCCGCGCCGACATATACCGTTTTGTCACGGTTGACGGCGTTGAATCGTTCACCGATGCGCCCCAGGACAAGAAGGCCAAGGTCATCATCAAAGAGTATGGTACGCTATCTTCAAAAAAAAGAAAAACGGCAAAAAAAGAAAAAACCAGAGAGATCTCCCTGAATGAAGTTGTTGAAAAGACCGTCAACGCATCGTTCAAACCACGGGAGACGTCGCCGACAAGTTTTGAACCGCACCTGCCTTCGGTAGGCGGCACCATAACCTCCGGCGTGGGCATGCGTATCGACCCCATCGACGGGAAATGGCGTCATCACAACGGCATCGACATTGCCGTCCCCGAAGGGACGCCCGTTACTCCTGTGGCACCGGGGGTCGTCGTCTATAGCGGCCTGCGTTCCGGATATGGCTACACGGTGCTGATCGAACACGATAACGGCATGATCACCCTCTACGGTCACAACAGTCGTTTGCTGGTTGCCCAGGGGCAGGCTGTCGATGGTGGGACGCCCATTGCCCTGTCCGGCAACACCGGCCGTTCGACGGGTCCCCATCTCCACTTCGAGGCATGGCAGGCGGGCGTCAATATTACGCCGGTGTTCATGCCCGGCAGTACCACGCCCCTGCCAAAGGTTCACCTGGCATCGTCAAAACACAGGAATAGCCATTTTCGCAAAGAGGTCCTGGCCGACGGTTCCATCCTGTTCACCAATATTCCCGACTCCATACCCTGA
- a CDS encoding PilZ domain-containing protein, which translates to MFQYFDQIIKGTEREDSLVVIQNLKEMIGKNFSFLNYYKEIPVSYDAKLVNVDNEMAEFEVHEYQAKVIALEHKALIRAHEKFSFREDMVGEAFYVNVARKKVILCNFGYAKIKSDMRRFVRVVLDKPLEAELIVEDDILKGSIRDVSLGGASIIVASREQLPQGREISMFLKLPDISSGSIHEVGVTATVIKVTGDNAPYNCFVEFYPEKHSQQQISYYINQRQVEIIKELKEQTL; encoded by the coding sequence ATGTTCCAGTATTTTGACCAAATCATTAAGGGAACCGAACGTGAAGATTCCCTGGTAGTTATCCAAAATCTGAAGGAGATGATTGGGAAAAATTTCTCGTTTTTGAACTATTATAAAGAAATTCCGGTATCCTACGACGCCAAATTGGTCAACGTGGATAACGAAATGGCCGAATTCGAGGTGCACGAGTACCAGGCAAAGGTAATAGCCCTGGAGCACAAGGCGCTGATTCGCGCCCACGAAAAATTTTCCTTCCGCGAGGATATGGTCGGGGAAGCCTTTTATGTCAATGTCGCCCGGAAAAAGGTTATACTCTGTAATTTCGGCTACGCCAAGATCAAGTCGGATATGCGGCGTTTCGTCAGGGTCGTGCTCGATAAGCCCCTTGAAGCCGAATTGATCGTTGAAGACGACATACTTAAGGGAAGTATCAGGGACGTTTCCCTTGGCGGCGCATCCATAATTGTAGCCTCTCGGGAACAGCTTCCCCAGGGGCGCGAAATCAGCATGTTTTTGAAACTTCCGGACATTTCCAGCGGTTCGATACACGAGGTCGGGGTTACCGCAACGGTTATCAAGGTGACGGGCGACAACGCTCCGTATAATTGTTTCGTGGAGTTCTACCCGGAAAAACACTCCCAGCAACAGATATCCTACTACATCAACCAGCGCCAGGTTGAAATAATCAAAGAGCTTAAAGAGCAGACGCTGTAA